One genomic region from Alteromonas pelagimontana encodes:
- a CDS encoding EAL domain-containing protein encodes MALKQYKNKSWLLQGTNVLLQRMVFFFSVLVCCFSSISFADPLVQDPNFTYLSTRQGLSQDTVNDILVDRTGFVWIATEGGLDRWDGYRYDHIAGPDQVFTNASITKLFMDSHGNLWISTYSSGIFRYNLNTNTIQNVLSAPFKYEPEWIQSAASFQEEDSGNVIIAIDQKVYRYNVRDNTATVIFELPDAMIKEGNYIRMALVVDETMLLATERALLAVNFRDPESQPEAVDYLGGSLPNRDKRDSKYLFIDEKRNFFVGTVEGLYVTPLDNLLASLKKPGSTARFKEVVPYRNIWEITQGAGNNLWLGTDIGLMSLKQNEQGQWESAHVLEPNNGKDELAKKDIKAVTVDKTNNLWLGSSYGGALYWSANSLSIFTVQNNYRRQDDVLSNNTIWSIYQSDPQTLWLGTDNGLTKYRQDSNTSELFLMSSGVKAARTDTTIEKVFKGSGNTLILQTLDGLRLFDIKTSKTQVLPVNDIQQQSELEKWTGAAAMDSKGRLFFIGDKSFYRYDTSSQELIELNFDEPTVNVPFSYGFIAAPDFYNGSVFLSMLDGLWLVDEDTFKLTLVYRYPPEQRNNAVAVTSLVVDRERNILWLGFPRFGLLGLDATTFELKHHFHKDNLLSTNIVYSLQQDKQGFLWFSSHSGLHRFSPDTKQVSNFIYGQDLEVSEFNEDAVLELDDGRLAYGSTNGLIIFDPEKIAAEADRNRFTPTMAISSVELDSRKLNTPMINLSGKHFELQHDDFGVSIHFSSLFMSQYHDEVYRYNLSRGNDIISEAKTKDNNVIFAFLAPGTYRFEVSPAVQQFDYTVMPAAITFTIPYPPMRSPLAYSIYVGAILLTLLLYFYHRQRQLNRLHQAQHQVRLFGDAFKQTRDWVIIFDANMVPVAANPACKHVFGIEPDQHLDRQLNRLYQRFPKLQRQLSGRLSNLRAGEFWKNEDVIEGADGRRYDVLVDITAITEDKNSAKVDHYLVVISDISEQKNAERKLLKIANYDSLTGLVNRSLLLDRLEHAIANASHHNTKVAVLFVDLDRFKGINDSLGHDYGDKLLRIIGSRMANLASSNDTVARLGGDEFVLVMEEVENSDALSSFVGRLIEAVETPVALGNEVLRVSCSVGVSFYPDDASVPAELLKQADVAMYTAKKDTLNGFTYYTSEMNERAKKRLHLENQVKTAFQEDCFHNHYQPIVNVKTGRMEGVELLLRCKLNDETLFPNDFIPILEQLRYIIEVTRVALNKAVEDLTQWYQKGYRGYVSVNLSALHFKTEFDVDGILSQLTEASLPISALRFEITEGVLMDDTDNALYQIQRFIDAGFVLALDDFGTGYSSLSYLKKFPLQVLKIDKSFVDDLQPGHHSDALVLTTIRLAASLNMVSVAEGVETYAQAKYLAQKGCYCQQGYYYSKPIEADRILSLLDKKWPVLAVTDVKNL; translated from the coding sequence GTGGCCTTAAAACAATATAAAAACAAATCATGGCTACTGCAGGGGACAAACGTGCTTTTGCAGCGCATGGTTTTCTTTTTCTCGGTGCTGGTATGCTGCTTCAGCAGCATTTCTTTTGCCGATCCTCTTGTTCAGGATCCCAACTTCACTTATCTGTCTACGCGGCAAGGCCTCAGCCAGGACACAGTCAACGACATTCTCGTGGATAGAACCGGCTTTGTGTGGATTGCCACCGAAGGCGGCCTGGATCGCTGGGATGGATATCGATACGACCATATCGCTGGTCCTGATCAGGTATTTACCAATGCCAGCATCACCAAACTATTCATGGATAGCCACGGTAACCTTTGGATCAGCACGTATAGCTCAGGCATCTTCCGCTACAATTTAAACACCAATACTATTCAAAATGTTCTCTCTGCCCCGTTTAAATACGAGCCTGAGTGGATCCAATCGGCAGCGTCCTTTCAAGAGGAAGACTCTGGCAACGTCATTATTGCAATCGATCAAAAAGTCTATCGTTATAATGTGCGGGATAATACCGCCACAGTGATTTTTGAACTTCCTGACGCAATGATAAAGGAAGGAAACTATATTCGCATGGCACTCGTTGTTGATGAAACAATGTTACTGGCGACAGAACGCGCGTTACTGGCGGTAAATTTTCGAGATCCGGAAAGCCAACCGGAAGCGGTAGATTATCTTGGCGGATCACTTCCTAACCGCGACAAACGAGATTCTAAATATCTCTTTATCGATGAGAAGCGCAATTTTTTTGTGGGCACCGTTGAAGGGTTGTACGTGACGCCCCTGGATAATTTACTCGCGAGTTTAAAGAAGCCTGGATCGACTGCGCGATTCAAAGAGGTAGTGCCGTACCGCAATATCTGGGAAATTACTCAAGGCGCAGGAAACAACCTATGGCTTGGAACTGATATAGGCCTGATGTCTTTAAAGCAAAACGAGCAGGGGCAATGGGAGTCGGCCCATGTTTTGGAACCCAATAATGGCAAAGATGAGCTGGCGAAAAAAGATATAAAAGCAGTTACCGTTGATAAGACTAATAACCTTTGGTTAGGTAGCTCTTATGGTGGCGCCCTTTATTGGTCTGCTAACAGCCTTTCTATTTTTACTGTTCAGAACAATTACCGTCGTCAAGATGATGTGCTGAGCAACAATACTATATGGAGCATATATCAAAGTGATCCGCAAACGTTATGGCTGGGGACCGACAATGGGCTAACTAAGTACCGACAGGATTCTAACACGTCTGAGCTTTTCTTAATGTCTTCCGGTGTCAAAGCTGCCAGAACGGATACCACCATTGAAAAAGTTTTTAAAGGCAGCGGCAATACCTTGATTCTGCAAACGTTGGACGGGTTACGTTTGTTTGACATTAAGACCAGTAAAACGCAGGTTTTACCGGTTAATGACATCCAACAACAAAGCGAACTTGAAAAGTGGACTGGCGCAGCAGCGATGGATTCAAAAGGTAGATTATTTTTCATTGGCGATAAAAGCTTCTATCGTTACGACACTTCCAGCCAAGAACTGATCGAGCTGAACTTTGATGAACCCACTGTTAATGTGCCATTTTCATACGGATTTATTGCTGCTCCCGACTTTTATAACGGCAGTGTATTTTTGTCTATGTTGGACGGCCTTTGGTTAGTTGATGAGGATACTTTCAAACTAACACTCGTATATCGGTATCCTCCCGAACAACGAAATAACGCCGTGGCTGTTACCTCATTGGTTGTCGATCGGGAGCGAAATATACTGTGGCTAGGGTTTCCACGATTTGGTTTGCTGGGTCTGGATGCGACGACATTTGAGTTAAAACATCATTTTCATAAAGACAATCTCCTTTCCACCAATATCGTCTATTCGTTGCAGCAGGATAAACAAGGCTTTTTATGGTTTAGCTCACATAGCGGGTTGCACCGTTTTTCGCCGGATACTAAGCAAGTTAGTAACTTTATCTATGGTCAGGATCTGGAAGTTTCAGAATTTAATGAGGATGCCGTACTTGAACTAGATGACGGCAGACTGGCTTATGGCTCCACAAACGGGCTAATAATTTTTGATCCAGAGAAAATTGCAGCAGAAGCGGACCGAAATCGTTTTACCCCGACCATGGCAATTAGTTCCGTAGAACTGGATTCCCGCAAGCTCAACACTCCTATGATAAATTTATCGGGAAAGCATTTTGAGCTACAGCATGATGACTTTGGCGTTTCCATCCATTTCTCATCTTTGTTCATGAGCCAGTACCATGATGAAGTTTACCGTTACAACTTGTCACGGGGGAACGACATAATTAGCGAAGCAAAGACCAAAGACAACAATGTTATTTTTGCTTTCCTGGCACCAGGAACCTACCGATTTGAAGTCAGTCCTGCGGTGCAGCAATTTGATTATACGGTGATGCCAGCCGCCATTACTTTCACGATTCCCTACCCGCCGATGCGCTCGCCGCTAGCATATAGTATTTACGTAGGCGCAATTTTGCTAACGCTTCTTTTGTATTTTTATCATCGTCAGCGTCAGCTTAATCGGCTGCATCAAGCGCAGCATCAAGTGCGTTTGTTTGGTGACGCATTTAAGCAGACCCGGGATTGGGTAATAATTTTTGATGCCAACATGGTTCCCGTTGCCGCAAACCCGGCATGCAAGCATGTGTTTGGGATTGAACCCGATCAACATCTGGATCGCCAGCTAAATCGTCTTTATCAGCGTTTTCCCAAACTGCAACGCCAGTTATCCGGCAGGTTATCAAATTTACGTGCGGGAGAGTTCTGGAAAAATGAAGATGTTATCGAAGGCGCCGACGGACGTCGCTACGATGTTCTGGTTGATATCACTGCCATTACAGAAGATAAAAACAGCGCCAAGGTTGATCATTATCTCGTAGTTATTTCTGATATCAGCGAACAGAAGAATGCTGAGCGAAAACTGTTGAAAATCGCTAATTACGATAGCCTGACCGGGCTGGTCAACAGGAGCCTGTTACTTGATAGGCTTGAGCATGCGATAGCAAACGCCAGTCACCATAATACTAAAGTGGCAGTGCTGTTTGTAGATTTAGATCGTTTCAAAGGAATAAACGATTCTCTCGGACACGATTATGGTGACAAACTACTTAGGATTATTGGGAGCCGCATGGCAAATCTTGCTTCCAGTAATGATACCGTCGCCCGCTTAGGTGGTGATGAATTTGTACTGGTTATGGAAGAGGTGGAAAATTCAGATGCGTTAAGCTCTTTTGTCGGTAGACTGATTGAAGCGGTAGAAACTCCTGTAGCACTTGGCAATGAAGTACTTCGCGTGTCATGCAGTGTGGGAGTATCGTTTTACCCTGATGATGCCAGTGTACCGGCTGAATTATTAAAGCAAGCTGATGTGGCAATGTACACGGCGAAGAAAGATACCTTAAACGGGTTTACTTACTACACCAGTGAAATGAATGAGCGTGCTAAAAAACGTCTGCATCTTGAAAATCAGGTTAAAACTGCTTTTCAGGAAGACTGTTTTCATAATCATTATCAGCCAATTGTCAACGTAAAAACAGGGCGAATGGAAGGCGTTGAATTGTTGTTGCGCTGCAAACTCAATGACGAAACGCTTTTCCCTAATGATTTCATTCCCATTCTCGAACAACTGCGTTACATCATTGAAGTAACGCGCGTAGCTTTAAATAAAGCCGTAGAAGATCTCACTCAATGGTATCAGAAAGGTTATCGTGGTTATGTGTCCGTTAATCTTTCTGCACTTCACTTTAAAACCGAATTTGATGTAGACGGTATTTTATCTCAGCTAACTGAAGCCAGTTTACCTATCAGCGCCTTGCGATTTGAAATTACAGAGGGCGTGCTGATGGATGATACCGACAACGCGCTTTACCAAATACAGCGTTTTATTGATGCAGGATTTGTCCTGGCCCTTGACGACTTTGGCACCGGCTACTCATCATTAAGCTACCTAAAAAAGTTTCCGCTGCAGGTACTTAAAATAGATAAAAGCTTTGTCGATGATCTTCAGCCTGGACACCATAGTGATGCGCTGGTATTAACCACAATCAGGCTGGCCGCAAGTTTAAATATGGTAAGTGTCGCCGAGGGAGTTGAGACCTATGCACAAGCAAAATATCTTGCCCAAAAAGGATGTTATTGCCAACAAGGCTATTACTATTCTAAACCGATTGAAGCTGACAGGATTCTTTCCTTGCTTGATAAGAAATGGCCAGTATTAGCAGTAACGGACGTTAAGAATCTCTAG
- the recC gene encoding exodeoxyribonuclease V subunit gamma translates to MWFILLALYPSNKLEHLSYLLGALLEQQPGHIFSPQTILVENPGMQHWLNMELAQQKGIAMNLAFPLPTRFMWNTARAVLGKDVVPQQSAYRREVLVWRIENILRSDTFCHSPETEKACRYWQHLADAEEQGVQRLQFATALADIFEQYLLYRPDWLFSWEQGELVLNSEDEIWQSLIWRHLVAQSPLHPARLHKMAIDALQQDCEITLPARVIAFAINTMAPQLVQFFDALAKYTDIHIFHLNPSVNYWGDVKSDRERARLLRQQGVTQWQLDQQDNPLLANLGKQGRDLFNLLTSVDTFEISGFDVPAQQGNTVPTGYLHAVQQDILQATAPSRTVPVSQEDNSIIIARAHSSLREVQGLHDQLLHLMNNNSGIKPADVVVMCPAIEDYAPLIDAVFHRIGTPSTDNSGAPRVPCSIADRSPLDSEPLIASFISLLSLPDSRFEVSKIMDYLRLDALQAKFSLTSDDLDSMSYWLQQAKVHWGVDSHHKSVITHGATDSFLHSWSWGLKRLLMGMVFADEEKISHDILTVPDVEGQQTVVLGKLIHLLDQLGHYCTQLKKTRTPEQWREFLTELREACFSPLPEQQDTWETLERATADLEHHCREAGFVGDLSLRQVREVLLKRFSSPDVGNHFMTGQVTFCSMLPMRSIPFKVVCILGLNDGEFPRQSQPISIDLMPKNAARIGDRSRRMEDRYLFLEALISARDYLYLSYQGNSEKDNSERQPSLVLAELLDVLERGYGFDSKIQQRQLPLHPFSAGNFSADFISFEPGWYRLAESISTASKPARTTFAPLEEPRLPETVSVQQIARCLRHPLQYFANQVLGVRLDNQQPDLSDAEPFAESPLIRYQVMDALVNTCVEQNNTATVLTRYQLSGELPATPLTATLLERWNTASEALGEALALTHSDAIVASWQGHQCTVEAKAWTDGLTLKHMHVGKQHVQRLLSQFLTMLVFNASGRALPLEAYYLSWKSDKFTIRRASFSAFSSEEAQHLLAQYEAVFTKAHQGPYLGFADIAIAALNAAQDQLLSDWVTTPKATQMWQQLAEGQSQQQKGLNEDDYVKWFYPNGIALTDIPLADIEALFLPLMQCHGDKKR, encoded by the coding sequence ATGTGGTTTATTTTGCTCGCACTATACCCCTCAAACAAACTGGAACATCTCAGTTATTTACTGGGTGCGTTGTTAGAACAACAACCCGGTCATATTTTTAGTCCGCAAACCATTCTGGTGGAAAATCCAGGTATGCAGCATTGGCTGAACATGGAGTTGGCCCAGCAAAAAGGGATTGCAATGAATCTGGCATTTCCGCTGCCAACCCGGTTTATGTGGAATACTGCCCGCGCGGTGTTGGGAAAAGATGTGGTCCCTCAACAATCGGCATATCGGCGTGAAGTGCTGGTTTGGCGAATTGAAAATATCCTGCGCAGCGATACATTTTGCCACTCACCAGAAACCGAAAAAGCGTGCCGCTATTGGCAGCATCTGGCTGATGCTGAGGAGCAGGGGGTGCAGCGTTTGCAATTCGCTACTGCGTTGGCTGACATTTTTGAGCAATATTTATTGTATCGGCCTGATTGGCTATTTTCCTGGGAGCAGGGTGAACTTGTATTAAATAGTGAAGATGAAATCTGGCAATCACTGATATGGCGCCACCTGGTTGCCCAAAGCCCGCTTCACCCGGCGCGCCTGCACAAGATGGCGATTGATGCGTTGCAGCAAGATTGTGAGATAACGTTGCCAGCCAGAGTCATTGCGTTTGCTATTAATACCATGGCGCCTCAACTGGTGCAGTTTTTCGATGCACTGGCAAAATACACTGATATTCATATTTTTCATTTAAACCCAAGCGTTAACTATTGGGGGGATGTGAAAAGCGACAGAGAACGGGCAAGGCTGTTGCGTCAGCAGGGCGTAACGCAGTGGCAATTAGATCAACAGGATAATCCGCTGCTTGCAAACCTAGGCAAACAAGGGCGCGATCTTTTTAATCTTCTCACCAGCGTTGATACCTTTGAAATCAGCGGCTTTGACGTTCCTGCCCAGCAAGGTAATACCGTGCCCACAGGTTATTTACATGCGGTGCAGCAAGATATTTTGCAGGCGACAGCGCCGTCGCGCACGGTACCCGTATCACAAGAAGATAACAGTATTATTATTGCCAGAGCGCATAGTTCGTTAAGGGAAGTTCAGGGCTTACATGACCAACTCCTTCATTTAATGAACAACAACAGTGGAATTAAACCTGCTGATGTGGTGGTAATGTGCCCCGCTATTGAGGATTATGCTCCGCTCATTGATGCGGTTTTCCACCGCATTGGCACACCGTCTACGGATAATTCCGGCGCACCACGGGTCCCCTGTTCCATTGCCGATCGTTCACCACTGGATTCAGAACCTTTAATTGCCTCCTTCATCAGTTTGCTCAGCCTTCCGGATAGCCGATTCGAGGTGAGCAAAATTATGGATTATCTGCGTCTTGATGCGCTTCAGGCCAAGTTTTCTCTTACCAGTGACGATCTTGATTCGATGAGCTATTGGCTACAACAGGCCAAGGTTCACTGGGGGGTAGATAGTCACCATAAAAGCGTGATTACACACGGTGCTACAGACTCCTTTTTACATTCCTGGTCATGGGGACTGAAGCGTTTATTGATGGGGATGGTGTTTGCTGATGAAGAGAAAATTTCTCATGATATTCTTACTGTGCCGGACGTGGAAGGTCAGCAAACAGTGGTGCTGGGGAAGCTGATTCACTTACTGGATCAGCTTGGCCATTATTGCACACAGCTAAAAAAGACCAGAACGCCTGAGCAATGGCGTGAATTTTTAACAGAATTACGAGAAGCCTGTTTTTCGCCATTACCAGAACAACAGGATACCTGGGAAACCTTAGAAAGGGCTACTGCGGATTTAGAGCATCACTGCCGCGAAGCTGGTTTCGTCGGCGACCTGTCACTTCGTCAGGTTCGAGAGGTTCTGCTTAAACGCTTTTCTTCACCAGATGTAGGCAATCATTTTATGACGGGGCAGGTAACATTCTGTTCAATGCTGCCAATGCGCAGTATTCCGTTCAAAGTAGTATGCATTTTAGGATTAAATGATGGGGAATTTCCACGCCAGTCTCAACCTATCAGCATTGACTTGATGCCTAAAAATGCAGCCAGAATTGGTGACCGCTCGCGGCGGATGGAAGACCGCTATCTGTTTCTGGAAGCGCTGATTTCTGCACGGGATTATCTTTACCTGAGCTATCAGGGAAACAGTGAAAAAGATAACAGTGAGCGCCAGCCGAGTTTAGTATTGGCTGAATTGCTTGACGTGCTTGAGCGAGGCTATGGGTTCGACAGCAAAATTCAGCAGCGACAATTGCCACTACACCCTTTTAGCGCCGGCAATTTTTCTGCGGATTTTATCAGCTTCGAGCCGGGCTGGTACCGCCTTGCTGAATCGATTTCAACTGCCAGTAAGCCGGCCCGGACGACCTTTGCTCCACTGGAAGAACCACGGCTGCCAGAGACAGTTTCTGTTCAGCAGATTGCTCGTTGCCTGCGCCATCCGCTGCAATATTTTGCAAATCAGGTTTTAGGTGTGCGTCTGGATAATCAACAGCCAGATTTAAGTGATGCAGAACCCTTTGCCGAAAGCCCTTTAATTCGATATCAGGTAATGGATGCCTTAGTAAATACCTGTGTTGAGCAGAACAATACCGCTACGGTACTGACGCGCTATCAGCTTAGCGGAGAGCTGCCGGCAACGCCATTAACTGCTACCTTGCTGGAACGTTGGAATACTGCATCTGAAGCGTTAGGTGAGGCGCTGGCGTTAACTCACAGCGATGCTATTGTTGCCAGTTGGCAAGGACACCAATGTACTGTTGAGGCAAAGGCTTGGACTGATGGCCTGACTCTCAAGCATATGCATGTAGGTAAGCAGCACGTTCAGCGGTTGCTGTCTCAGTTTTTAACCATGCTGGTATTTAATGCCAGCGGCCGCGCGCTTCCCTTGGAAGCTTATTACTTAAGTTGGAAAAGTGACAAATTCACTATTCGACGCGCCAGCTTTAGCGCTTTTTCTTCCGAAGAGGCACAACACTTATTAGCTCAGTATGAAGCGGTATTTACAAAGGCGCATCAAGGCCCCTACCTTGGCTTTGCTGATATTGCTATTGCCGCGTTAAATGCTGCTCAAGATCAGCTTTTATCCGATTGGGTGACGACACCCAAAGCAACACAAATGTGGCAGCAATTGGCTGAAGGCCAGTCACAGCAGCAAAAGGGCTTAAATGAAGATGATTATGTTAAATGGTTTTATCCCAACGGCATTGCACTGACCGATATTCCGCTTGCGGACATAGAAGCGCTATTTCTACCGCTGATGCAATGTCATGGAGACAAAAAACGATGA
- a CDS encoding AMP-binding protein — translation MPLDPTLITNHPVMSPLTMLYQWEASQGESVYLTQPVSGNYETYTWKNVANLARRVAARLQDLQLEPGSRIGIFSKNCAEWFIADLGIMMAGHVSVPIFSTAGEQTIQYILQHANVKLLFVGKLDDADKQIAAIPEGLPTVAFPYPGAGEGTAWSDFIDCAPIEGSPAPDIHQVMTIIYTSGSTGRPKGVVHTFKSVCWAAQNAMITLALNRDDRLLSYLPLAHITERVLVELASLYAGGHIYFVESLETFHRDIHTCEPTLFISVPRLWTKFQLGILAKIPQKKLDILLKIPLLNQLVASKIRRGLSLQCTRLWASGSAPLAPAITEWFHKIGIHISEGWGMTENSAYGTASVPFRKDKIGTIGKAYEGVDIRIAENGEIQVKSPCNMHSYYLEPEKTAEVLTADGYLKTGDKGEMDSEGYIRITGRLKDIFKTAKGKYVAPAPIEAKLMENPFVEQVCVSGTNLPQPVALVVLSKEAYQHDLQSVGSSLLETFNNVNAALESHQVLDRLLVMEQEWTIENDLLTPTLKVKRHVLEARFETVIQENYRDKLVWINR, via the coding sequence ATGCCACTGGATCCCACACTTATCACGAATCACCCCGTTATGTCCCCACTTACCATGCTTTATCAGTGGGAGGCAAGCCAGGGCGAATCGGTATACTTAACCCAGCCGGTTAGCGGCAACTATGAAACATACACCTGGAAAAACGTGGCGAATCTTGCTCGCAGAGTGGCTGCGCGCCTTCAAGACCTGCAGTTAGAGCCAGGTAGTCGCATCGGTATTTTTTCAAAAAATTGTGCAGAGTGGTTTATAGCAGATCTTGGGATTATGATGGCTGGCCATGTGTCGGTGCCAATTTTTTCCACTGCTGGTGAACAGACTATTCAATACATTCTGCAACATGCTAACGTTAAACTGCTTTTTGTGGGAAAACTTGACGATGCAGACAAGCAAATTGCTGCTATCCCCGAAGGTTTACCAACCGTGGCGTTTCCCTATCCGGGCGCTGGTGAAGGCACAGCGTGGTCAGATTTTATAGATTGTGCGCCTATTGAGGGATCTCCTGCGCCTGATATACATCAGGTAATGACAATTATCTACACCTCTGGTAGTACCGGACGTCCTAAAGGCGTAGTGCATACTTTTAAATCAGTGTGCTGGGCTGCACAAAATGCCATGATCACATTGGCGCTTAATCGGGATGACAGATTATTAAGCTATTTACCGTTGGCTCATATTACCGAACGAGTGCTGGTGGAACTTGCCAGCTTGTATGCCGGTGGACATATTTATTTTGTTGAGTCCCTGGAAACCTTTCATCGCGATATCCACACTTGTGAGCCAACACTATTTATTTCTGTTCCGCGGTTATGGACGAAATTTCAGCTGGGGATTCTGGCGAAAATCCCCCAGAAAAAACTCGATATTTTATTGAAGATCCCTCTGCTTAATCAACTGGTAGCCAGCAAGATTCGGCGCGGCTTAAGCTTACAATGTACCAGACTATGGGCAAGTGGTTCGGCACCTTTAGCACCTGCAATAACCGAATGGTTCCATAAAATTGGAATTCATATTTCTGAAGGGTGGGGAATGACAGAAAACAGCGCATACGGCACTGCCAGCGTACCTTTCAGGAAAGACAAGATTGGCACAATAGGAAAAGCTTACGAGGGCGTAGATATTCGCATTGCTGAGAATGGTGAAATTCAGGTGAAATCGCCCTGTAACATGCATTCATATTATCTTGAACCGGAAAAAACGGCTGAAGTGTTAACCGCTGATGGCTACTTAAAAACCGGTGACAAGGGGGAGATGGACAGCGAAGGGTATATTCGCATTACCGGCAGATTAAAAGATATTTTTAAGACTGCCAAAGGTAAATATGTTGCACCTGCCCCCATAGAAGCGAAGCTAATGGAAAATCCATTTGTTGAGCAGGTTTGCGTGTCAGGTACCAATTTGCCTCAGCCGGTGGCTCTGGTGGTGTTAAGTAAAGAGGCGTATCAGCATGATCTTCAATCTGTGGGAAGCAGTCTTCTGGAGACGTTTAACAACGTTAATGCGGCGCTGGAAAGTCATCAGGTGCTTGACAGGTTATTAGTGATGGAGCAGGAGTGGACTATTGAAAATGATCTGCTGACGCCTACGCTAAAAGTGAAACGGCACGTACTGGAAGCCAGATTTGAAACCGTTATTCAGGAAAATTATCGAGATAAACTGGTATGGATAAACCGATAA
- a CDS encoding dUTP diphosphatase codes for MLTQQQLATMLALQNKMNTKVNPKWLTAGYAYLRAAMVESVEAIEHHGWKWWKAQNKDLPQLQMELVDIWHFALSDSIIQHQGDIAATATALASQLAQAKTTVQFDGQEYLPENMNLLDNLELMAGLCAAKRFSVPLFMHIVTECDMDSEELYRQYVGKNVLNFFRQDHGYKAGTYCKVWNGQEDNQHLVEVLSALNIHDDNYSESVYQGLKARYPQ; via the coding sequence ATGCTTACCCAACAACAATTGGCCACTATGCTGGCACTGCAAAATAAAATGAACACAAAAGTTAACCCCAAATGGTTAACTGCAGGCTACGCCTATTTGCGGGCAGCGATGGTGGAATCAGTCGAAGCTATTGAACATCATGGCTGGAAATGGTGGAAGGCACAAAATAAAGATTTGCCCCAGCTTCAGATGGAACTGGTAGATATATGGCACTTTGCGCTTTCTGACAGCATTATTCAGCATCAGGGCGATATTGCTGCTACAGCCACCGCCCTTGCTTCTCAGCTGGCTCAAGCAAAGACTACCGTTCAGTTTGATGGGCAGGAGTATTTGCCTGAAAACATGAATCTTTTGGATAATCTTGAGCTAATGGCAGGATTATGTGCCGCAAAACGCTTCTCCGTTCCCTTGTTTATGCACATTGTTACAGAATGCGATATGGATAGTGAAGAATTATATCGCCAATATGTAGGCAAGAATGTCTTGAACTTTTTCCGCCAGGATCACGGTTACAAAGCGGGCACTTATTGTAAAGTATGGAATGGGCAGGAAGATAATCAGCATCTGGTGGAAGTATTATCTGCGCTTAATATTCATGACGATAATTACAGTGAGAGTGTCTATCAAGGATTAAAAGCGCGATATCCTCAGTAA
- a CDS encoding alpha/beta hydrolase: MKINSRLVSMALLIFLQGAISSTALADSVKVFEDVEWAKPDGHALTMDIYQPEGLQNKRPVIVLFHGGGWLINSNAIMEQTSKYLAEHGQYVVANVNYRLLGDSNNSVHMNDIIEDALGAVLWVKANIERYHGDPTQVAVTGDSAGGHLAAMVVTGGDMLGNEGFTADKREFVPTWLPPGKSASDVMNNGGVTVQGAVVSYGAFNLKAASENGFESDKNIFWQMGKATARGIFGNKITVAANPSWYEAVSPIFLIPNADSKKLPPQFVYVGALDKTTPPEAVKAYADALEKAGQPVMYRVYPDRNHAFLDNGCNAFLDVCFDKHAPEVLDDAIQFLKQRVFRAD, encoded by the coding sequence ATGAAAATTAATTCGCGCTTAGTGTCAATGGCGTTGCTGATTTTTCTGCAAGGCGCTATTTCAAGTACTGCTCTGGCCGATTCCGTTAAGGTTTTCGAAGATGTTGAATGGGCGAAACCAGACGGACACGCGTTGACCATGGATATTTATCAGCCTGAAGGATTGCAGAATAAACGACCGGTAATCGTGTTGTTCCATGGGGGTGGATGGTTAATTAATTCAAACGCTATTATGGAACAAACCTCCAAATACCTCGCCGAACATGGTCAATATGTGGTAGCCAACGTTAACTATCGGTTGTTAGGTGACAGTAATAATTCTGTCCATATGAATGATATCATCGAAGATGCTTTAGGTGCCGTGCTGTGGGTTAAGGCAAATATTGAAAGATACCATGGTGATCCGACGCAAGTTGCCGTAACCGGCGATAGTGCAGGTGGGCATCTGGCTGCCATGGTAGTTACTGGTGGGGATATGCTGGGCAACGAAGGCTTTACCGCGGATAAAAGGGAGTTTGTGCCGACATGGCTACCACCTGGCAAGTCCGCCAGCGATGTAATGAATAACGGCGGAGTGACGGTGCAGGGCGCTGTTGTTAGCTATGGTGCATTTAATCTCAAGGCTGCCTCAGAGAATGGCTTTGAAAGTGACAAGAATATTTTCTGGCAAATGGGCAAAGCCACCGCCCGAGGCATTTTTGGCAACAAGATTACCGTTGCTGCCAACCCCTCATGGTATGAAGCGGTTTCACCAATATTTTTGATTCCCAACGCCGATAGCAAAAAGCTGCCGCCACAGTTTGTTTATGTCGGCGCGCTGGACAAAACTACACCTCCTGAAGCGGTAAAAGCGTACGCGGATGCTTTGGAAAAAGCCGGCCAGCCTGTCATGTATCGCGTATATCCCGATAGAAATCACGCCTTTTTGGATAACGGATGTAACGCTTTTTTGGACGTGTGCTTCGACAAACACGCGCCAGAAGTGCTTGATGACGCAATACAGTTTTTGAAGCAGCGAGTGTTTCGGGCTGACTAA